A single window of Streptomyces griseoviridis DNA harbors:
- a CDS encoding TetR/AcrR family transcriptional regulator produces the protein MTYGDAMNGRARREARRAEIVRAALEVIAERGYRGASMAAVAERVGLTQQGLLHHFPTKDALLVAVLEERDQWDAVPDTPWRVDLLTSLVEYNAMRPGIVQTFSALLGESVTEGHPARGYFTERYTRVRETMTTALRAAYGDRLPNGLTPERTAPLLVAVMDGLQYQWLLDPDAVDMPGAFRDFLRLLGEETGRGDGG, from the coding sequence ATGACGTACGGTGACGCCATGAACGGCAGGGCCAGGCGCGAGGCGCGGCGCGCGGAGATCGTGCGGGCGGCGCTCGAAGTGATCGCCGAGCGCGGTTACCGGGGCGCGAGCATGGCGGCGGTCGCCGAGCGGGTCGGGCTCACCCAGCAGGGGCTGCTGCACCACTTCCCGACGAAGGACGCGCTGCTGGTGGCCGTCCTCGAGGAGCGCGACCAGTGGGACGCGGTACCGGACACGCCGTGGCGGGTCGATCTGCTGACCTCGCTGGTCGAGTACAACGCGATGCGGCCCGGGATCGTCCAGACCTTCTCGGCGCTGCTCGGCGAGAGCGTCACGGAGGGGCATCCGGCGCGCGGGTACTTCACCGAGCGGTACACCAGGGTGCGGGAGACGATGACGACGGCCCTGCGCGCCGCGTACGGCGACCGCCTGCCCAACGGCCTCACCCCGGAACGCACGGCCCCGCTGCTGGTCGCGGTGATGGACGGCCTCCAGTACCAGTGGCTCCTCGACCCGGACGCGGTGGACATGCCGGGGGCGTTCCGGGACTTCCTGCGGCTGCTGGGCGAGGAGACGGGCCGAGGCGACGGGGGCTGA